The following proteins are co-located in the Elusimicrobiota bacterium genome:
- a CDS encoding tetratricopeptide repeat protein translates to MKAYALNPSFMFSYAEARKEQPAKLHRDNPEEVSSAELLPHVERWLGASPSRAEAWAWRGLLRRRGGDYRGAVRDLRRAWSLGARDPMILAWRGEARLQAGDAAGMAELERAATLGGRAWIHAWLGRAKVSFARSPQALVSFDRALELEPDNGWYLAWRAEAKRILGIHDGMLEDFDRALAQDPGYDYAAWVRTWRGLACLKVGSMKEALRDFSAALEGKPSYALAWNGLARAHWNLGRLKSWAVDMDRAAVLDPKYVELWFSRPPAELETFACRLEVVKPSTAMRRWRGFFLLLLGRLNESCKELESAASRESGNVWGWAWLGLAAAQAGRHEEASSRYERFLEIHPGNPLVLAWRAKAFLAQGRIEEALADFQESVRSDPRFAWILTDLGRVELLFGRPAPAASHLEKALLMDGRDALAWADLSEAFRRLGKRRAGRRALKRALEEGSEAARCRLKEWERSVC, encoded by the coding sequence ATGAAAGCTTACGCGCTCAATCCAAGCTTCATGTTTTCCTACGCGGAGGCTAGGAAGGAACAGCCCGCCAAGCTCCATCGCGACAATCCCGAAGAAGTTTCCTCCGCGGAGCTCCTGCCCCACGTCGAGCGTTGGCTCGGGGCGAGCCCCAGTAGGGCCGAGGCCTGGGCCTGGCGCGGTCTTTTAAGAAGGCGCGGGGGCGATTACCGCGGCGCGGTGCGCGATTTGCGCCGCGCCTGGAGCCTTGGGGCGCGCGACCCGATGATTCTCGCTTGGCGGGGGGAAGCGAGGCTGCAGGCGGGCGACGCCGCGGGCATGGCGGAGCTCGAAAGGGCCGCGACCCTGGGGGGGCGGGCCTGGATTCACGCCTGGTTGGGCAGAGCCAAGGTATCCTTCGCCAGGAGCCCTCAAGCGCTCGTTTCATTCGACCGGGCCCTGGAGCTGGAGCCAGACAACGGCTGGTATCTGGCTTGGCGGGCGGAGGCCAAGAGGATCCTCGGAATTCATGACGGGATGCTTGAAGACTTCGATCGGGCCCTGGCCCAAGATCCCGGCTACGATTACGCGGCCTGGGTGCGGACCTGGCGGGGCTTGGCCTGTCTCAAGGTCGGCAGTATGAAGGAAGCCTTGAGGGATTTTAGCGCAGCCTTGGAGGGAAAGCCCTCCTACGCATTGGCTTGGAATGGGCTGGCAAGGGCCCATTGGAATTTGGGCCGCCTGAAGTCCTGGGCCGTGGATATGGATCGGGCGGCGGTATTGGATCCGAAATACGTGGAGCTATGGTTTTCCCGCCCGCCGGCGGAGCTCGAGACCTTCGCGTGCCGCCTGGAAGTCGTTAAGCCCTCGACCGCCATGCGGCGCTGGAGGGGTTTTTTCCTGCTTCTCTTGGGCCGCTTGAATGAGTCTTGCAAAGAGTTGGAGTCGGCGGCGTCCCGTGAAAGCGGCAATGTTTGGGGCTGGGCCTGGCTGGGCTTGGCCGCCGCCCAGGCCGGCAGGCACGAGGAGGCTTCGTCGCGCTACGAGAGATTCCTGGAGATACATCCGGGCAATCCCCTGGTCCTGGCCTGGAGGGCCAAGGCCTTCCTGGCCCAGGGCCGGATTGAGGAGGCTTTGGCGGATTTCCAGGAGTCCGTCCGGAGCGATCCTCGCTTCGCCTGGATTTTGACCGACCTTGGTCGCGTCGAGCTCCTCTTCGGCCGCCCCGCGCCGGCCGCCAGCCATTTGGAGAAGGCCTTACTCATGGACGGCCGTGACGCGCTGGCCTGGGCGGATCTGTCCGAGGCTTTTCGCCGGCTGGGAAAAAGAAGGGCAGGCCGGCGGGCTCTTAAGCGCGCCCTTGAAGAGGGTTCGGAGGCGGCCCGTTGCCGTCTCAAGGAGTGGGAGCGCTCGGTTTGTTGA
- a CDS encoding tetratricopeptide repeat protein: MTRAELDGLFKEGRHAEAVELLSRRLRRAPQDAAALERRAEAYRCLGEHEKALSDLAARLSSEPGNIQALVARGEGKRHCGDYQGAIDDAESALSKDPSAASAWVLKSEGERGLGLWARAIASAGSAALADPAYSWALIVRAKAKRHSGDCAGALEDVNEARRISPNDPYARGWKAEILRKLGRLEESISEIDEALALQPSCAWFLALRGEARRELGFKAEGLADFLEAVRVDGHLSCAYDFLGAEPDAVRRDKSLAWVYGWRGGLRRGREELDGAAADLDHCLALDPACFWALAWKGELFLKQGRFPEALASLSSALELFADFPRARVWKGQAHLMAEEPEKALPEFDAALASSPRDAWAHIGRAMVLDKLGRSGEAQEALGRARECDPGLFASAGV; this comes from the coding sequence ATGACAAGGGCCGAACTGGACGGCCTTTTCAAAGAAGGCCGCCACGCCGAGGCCGTCGAGCTCCTCTCCCGCCGCTTGCGGCGGGCTCCCCAAGACGCCGCCGCCCTGGAGCGGCGAGCCGAGGCCTACCGCTGCCTGGGAGAGCACGAGAAGGCTCTCTCCGACCTGGCGGCGAGGCTGTCTTCGGAGCCGGGAAATATTCAGGCCCTCGTGGCCCGCGGGGAGGGGAAAAGACATTGCGGGGACTATCAAGGCGCCATTGACGACGCCGAGTCGGCGCTTTCCAAGGATCCCTCCGCGGCTTCCGCTTGGGTGCTTAAAAGCGAGGGAGAGCGGGGCCTGGGGCTTTGGGCGCGGGCGATCGCGAGCGCGGGCTCGGCCGCCCTCGCCGATCCGGCGTACTCCTGGGCCCTTATCGTCCGGGCTAAGGCCAAGCGCCATTCCGGCGACTGCGCCGGTGCCTTGGAGGATGTGAACGAGGCCCGGCGGATATCCCCGAATGATCCCTACGCGCGCGGCTGGAAGGCGGAGATCCTGCGCAAGCTGGGGCGCTTGGAGGAGTCCATCTCGGAGATCGACGAGGCCCTCGCCCTTCAGCCGTCGTGCGCGTGGTTCTTGGCCCTCCGGGGGGAGGCCAGGAGGGAGCTCGGCTTCAAGGCCGAGGGTCTGGCGGATTTTCTTGAGGCCGTGCGCGTGGATGGGCATCTTTCATGCGCCTATGATTTCCTCGGCGCCGAGCCCGATGCGGTGCGCCGTGACAAGTCCCTGGCCTGGGTTTACGGTTGGCGGGGGGGCTTGCGGCGCGGTCGGGAGGAATTGGACGGGGCCGCGGCGGACCTCGACCATTGTCTCGCCCTGGATCCCGCCTGCTTCTGGGCCCTGGCCTGGAAAGGGGAGCTCTTTTTGAAGCAGGGCCGGTTTCCGGAGGCCCTGGCAAGCCTCTCTTCGGCGCTCGAGCTGTTCGCGGATTTTCCGCGGGCGCGGGTCTGGAAGGGGCAGGCCCATCTCATGGCCGAGGAGCCCGAGAAGGCCTTGCCGGAATTCGACGCGGCCTTGGCCTCCAGTCCGCGGGACGCCTGGGCTCATATCGGCCGGGCCATGGTCCTCGACAAGCTGGGGCGTTCGGGGGAGGCCCAGGAGGCTCTCGGCCGGGCCAGGGAGTGCGACCCGGGGCTCTTCGCCTCCGCCGGGGTTTGA
- a CDS encoding DUF4932 domain-containing protein: MPAKTAAPVCADALPLRAEAAWSLAGEGPRALFFEARHEEALAALNDAIALDRRSGRLYALRAEAERTPVVAQYSRSLEDLEKAAELEPGTAWMLGYHAKALAQSGRFAEAQERLGQALKLAPEYAWILAEKALVSLAQNRVEQGLCDARRAQELNASSALCRLALAACLRRSGENSRALEALEGVVGLTEAGEGRAVEGCRPPDPDELRFELCRALGDYRGAAASLERAARAGRRIPWTQDWEGPHALERGLGEVDRALAACGPGPWLHFWRGGILAGLGRHKEAFRDLEAALGADPSFSRAWALKAWLGILAAQPKNALRDAEKALELSPDRVSRAQLLGLKARALAALENCKEAGAQLAKALELAPDNFAYRLNKAELGLAMGRITEAEEDSRLALDLRPADARGLLLRSQLRLLRGNAEGALSDLGQALRADGGFAYERIRGLRRRMSNSSAERLDAAGCWRVEFSGPFCQPPRLEWQKPQDIPSGPFRQGRPPRPRRGGDLGRAGVDPCVELAGLLKLLLTRDPAPAAVFNRASCDPSFLDRVLERFSPFVDEALLESFRGVAEASGNRNFPWLGITQMMLGLSEPPRLAVRTTAWHRGEDLELLRRIREFVVRSDYMEFFRSSSDFFESWAAPARSVVEGEAYCDTVSAYIGVELGAFYDLVISTLLRDVDLDALLEFNDGSRGARSVVCPLSSEPAYERAYRRDRLLWKGWHELLHLAVDHWRGFYEDEVEALHPLHARVGPGAKRKSWSDCVSEHMVRAATQRILLRRRGAKAQEALAEEDRLNGYVFQDALAAALEEYENNRARYPTLLDFFPKWLKCLSS, encoded by the coding sequence ATGCCCGCCAAGACCGCGGCGCCCGTCTGCGCGGACGCCTTGCCGCTTCGGGCCGAGGCGGCCTGGAGCCTGGCCGGAGAGGGTCCCCGCGCTCTTTTTTTTGAGGCCCGCCACGAGGAGGCCCTGGCCGCTTTAAACGATGCGATCGCCCTCGACCGCCGCTCGGGGCGCCTTTACGCCTTGAGGGCGGAGGCCGAGAGGACTCCCGTGGTGGCGCAATATTCCCGCTCCCTCGAGGATCTCGAAAAAGCCGCGGAGCTCGAGCCGGGGACCGCCTGGATGCTGGGATATCATGCCAAGGCCTTGGCCCAGTCCGGCCGGTTCGCCGAGGCCCAGGAGCGCCTGGGCCAAGCCTTGAAGCTGGCGCCGGAGTATGCCTGGATTCTGGCCGAGAAGGCGCTGGTGAGCTTGGCGCAGAATCGCGTCGAGCAGGGGCTTTGCGACGCGCGGCGGGCCCAGGAGCTCAATGCCTCCTCGGCCTTGTGCCGGTTGGCCCTGGCCGCGTGCTTGCGGCGGAGCGGAGAGAATTCCCGCGCCCTCGAGGCTTTGGAGGGCGTCGTGGGTCTGACCGAGGCCGGGGAAGGACGGGCGGTGGAAGGCTGCCGCCCGCCCGACCCCGATGAGCTGCGCTTCGAGCTCTGCCGGGCCCTGGGAGACTATCGCGGCGCCGCGGCGAGCCTCGAGCGCGCCGCGCGCGCGGGCCGCCGCATTCCATGGACGCAGGACTGGGAGGGTCCGCACGCTCTTGAGCGCGGCCTCGGGGAAGTGGACCGGGCTCTGGCGGCCTGCGGGCCCGGGCCTTGGCTGCATTTTTGGAGGGGCGGGATTCTGGCCGGCCTCGGCCGCCATAAGGAGGCTTTCCGTGATTTGGAGGCGGCCCTGGGCGCGGATCCCTCTTTTTCGCGGGCCTGGGCGCTTAAGGCTTGGCTTGGCATTCTCGCGGCGCAACCCAAGAATGCCCTGCGCGACGCGGAGAAGGCCTTGGAGCTTTCTCCGGACCGGGTGTCCCGGGCCCAGCTCCTCGGCCTCAAGGCCAGGGCTTTGGCGGCCTTGGAAAACTGCAAAGAGGCCGGGGCGCAGCTCGCCAAGGCCCTGGAGCTGGCCCCCGATAACTTCGCCTACCGCCTGAACAAGGCCGAGCTGGGGCTGGCCATGGGCCGGATTACCGAGGCGGAGGAGGATTCCCGCCTGGCCTTGGACTTGAGGCCCGCCGACGCCCGGGGGCTCTTGCTGCGCTCCCAGCTGCGGCTTTTGCGCGGCAACGCAGAGGGAGCCTTGAGCGACCTCGGGCAGGCCCTGAGGGCGGATGGGGGCTTCGCCTATGAAAGGATACGCGGGCTGCGCCGGCGGATGTCGAATTCCTCGGCCGAGCGCTTGGACGCGGCGGGGTGCTGGAGGGTGGAGTTCTCGGGCCCTTTCTGCCAGCCGCCGAGACTGGAGTGGCAAAAGCCGCAGGATATTCCCTCCGGACCCTTCCGTCAAGGCCGTCCACCCCGACCCCGCCGGGGCGGGGACCTCGGACGCGCGGGCGTGGACCCGTGCGTCGAGCTGGCCGGCCTCTTGAAGCTTCTTCTCACCCGTGATCCGGCTCCCGCCGCGGTGTTCAACCGCGCCTCCTGCGACCCGTCCTTCCTGGATCGGGTGCTGGAGCGCTTTTCTCCGTTCGTGGACGAGGCCCTCCTTGAGAGCTTCAGGGGCGTGGCGGAGGCCTCCGGGAACAGGAATTTTCCCTGGCTGGGAATCACGCAGATGATGCTAGGCCTTTCCGAGCCTCCCCGGCTTGCGGTCAGGACCACCGCCTGGCACAGGGGGGAGGATTTGGAGCTCTTGCGCCGCATACGGGAATTCGTGGTCAGGTCCGATTACATGGAGTTTTTCCGGTCCTCATCGGATTTCTTCGAGTCTTGGGCGGCGCCGGCAAGGTCCGTGGTGGAGGGGGAGGCTTATTGCGACACCGTTTCGGCCTACATCGGGGTGGAGCTGGGCGCCTTCTACGACCTAGTGATTTCGACCTTGCTCAGGGACGTGGATTTGGACGCGCTGCTGGAGTTCAACGACGGCTCCCGCGGGGCCAGGAGCGTGGTCTGCCCCTTGAGCTCGGAGCCGGCCTACGAAAGAGCCTACCGCCGAGACCGCCTTCTTTGGAAGGGCTGGCACGAGCTCCTGCACCTGGCGGTGGATCATTGGAGGGGCTTCTACGAGGACGAGGTCGAGGCCCTCCACCCCCTGCACGCCCGCGTGGGGCCCGGGGCCAAGCGCAAGAGTTGGAGTGACTGCGTCTCGGAGCACATGGTCCGCGCCGCGACCCAGCGCATTCTCCTGCGGCGCCGCGGCGCCAAGGCCCAAGAGGCCCTGGCCGAGGAGGATCGCCTCAACGGCTACGTGTTCCAGGACGCGCTCGCGGCCGCCCTCGAGGAATACGAGAACAACCGGGCCCGCTATCCCACTCTCCTCGATTTTTTCCCCAAATGGCTGAAATGCTTGAGCTCGTGA
- a CDS encoding tetratricopeptide repeat protein yields the protein MAEMLELVSLEAELEALGFDGEAENVRCLAEIPREAGGYEEALSKIARFEADIGGCSGDLAALKGKVLMCLGRFAEARTALSRASPTKWPVHAWLGQCLILSGKIQEAAAILDQARRRRPDYPWVYFFRACVFLASGEHASAERESAAFLKTGERASAHAVRALAQAQAGRLEDALASMARCRRLGPGEEWALALSLGLCQRTRDFSGARRMLEEAAAAKPSAWTRAELAKVFETLGMLPQAIENADEAARLKPSPAHHALKARLHVCWREYALAAEEYGRALALDPGNTAILFDRSKAYSAGGDLAKALQDGEISAAANEDPHLKAWRIQLLILLGRARQARAETASLLRGGRAPALDRALARFCLGYLELCAGRFKSAGREFLSAERLAEGSVLSKKASFYRAAAGVFSAQGRARPGGGLSLIGLGVDPPYTASSECLREIRACDVVFNNVMGDEMFEFLRPFCRDSRPLAYHQNADEGRLSDEIMAEVRLGKAVGFVTRGNALIYGPLGSELMARCRRAGVSCRCLPAVSSGELFAAKFAAARPWRAAAVMDSSAAGEVPDSEGPLTVFLDMRMSGRDYEALCRRLAASRGPERRCLVFDHVVGQEPLACSAAELAAMRARLSPSAIFHIP from the coding sequence ATGGCTGAAATGCTTGAGCTCGTGAGCCTGGAGGCCGAGCTCGAGGCCTTGGGCTTCGACGGCGAGGCCGAGAACGTGCGCTGCCTGGCCGAAATCCCGCGGGAGGCGGGAGGCTATGAAGAGGCCCTCTCCAAGATCGCCCGGTTCGAGGCGGATATTGGGGGATGCTCCGGAGATCTAGCGGCCCTGAAGGGCAAGGTCCTGATGTGTCTTGGACGCTTCGCCGAGGCGCGCACGGCGCTCTCCCGGGCCTCGCCCACGAAGTGGCCGGTTCATGCTTGGCTCGGGCAGTGCCTCATTCTTTCCGGAAAAATCCAAGAAGCCGCCGCCATCCTGGACCAGGCCCGCCGGCGGCGTCCGGACTACCCGTGGGTTTATTTTTTCAGAGCCTGCGTTTTCCTGGCCTCGGGAGAGCATGCCTCGGCCGAGCGCGAATCCGCGGCATTTTTAAAGACCGGGGAAAGGGCCTCGGCCCACGCCGTGAGGGCCTTGGCCCAGGCGCAGGCCGGGCGCCTGGAGGATGCGTTGGCGAGCATGGCCCGGTGCCGGCGTCTGGGCCCGGGAGAGGAATGGGCCCTGGCCTTGAGCCTCGGCCTTTGCCAGAGGACGCGGGATTTCTCGGGCGCTAGGAGGATGCTCGAGGAGGCCGCGGCCGCCAAGCCCTCGGCGTGGACTCGCGCGGAGCTCGCCAAGGTCTTTGAGACCCTCGGGATGCTGCCCCAGGCCATCGAAAACGCGGACGAGGCCGCTCGGCTTAAGCCGAGCCCGGCGCACCATGCCCTCAAGGCCCGCCTCCACGTCTGCTGGCGCGAGTACGCCCTGGCCGCCGAGGAGTACGGCCGGGCCCTGGCTCTCGATCCAGGCAACACGGCTATCCTCTTCGACCGCTCCAAGGCCTACTCCGCCGGGGGCGATTTGGCCAAGGCGCTCCAGGACGGCGAGATCTCCGCCGCCGCGAACGAAGACCCCCATTTGAAGGCTTGGCGCATCCAGCTCTTGATCCTGCTCGGCCGCGCCAGGCAAGCTCGGGCCGAGACGGCGTCTCTTCTCCGAGGAGGCAGGGCTCCGGCTCTTGACCGCGCCTTGGCCCGCTTTTGTCTCGGATACCTTGAGCTTTGCGCCGGGCGTTTCAAGAGCGCAGGGCGGGAGTTTCTCTCGGCCGAGAGGCTCGCGGAGGGCTCGGTGCTCTCCAAAAAGGCATCCTTCTATCGCGCGGCCGCCGGGGTCTTCTCGGCTCAGGGCCGGGCGCGGCCGGGCGGGGGGCTGAGCCTGATCGGCCTGGGTGTTGATCCGCCCTACACGGCGAGCTCCGAGTGCCTGCGCGAGATCCGCGCCTGCGACGTGGTCTTCAACAACGTGATGGGCGACGAGATGTTCGAGTTCCTGCGCCCCTTTTGCCGAGACTCCAGGCCCCTGGCCTACCACCAGAACGCGGACGAGGGCCGGCTCTCCGATGAGATCATGGCCGAGGTCCGCCTGGGCAAAGCGGTGGGTTTCGTGACCCGAGGCAACGCCTTGATCTACGGCCCGCTCGGCTCGGAGCTAATGGCCCGCTGCCGCCGGGCGGGCGTTTCCTGCCGCTGCCTGCCGGCGGTAAGCTCAGGAGAGCTGTTTGCCGCCAAGTTCGCGGCCGCCCGGCCCTGGAGGGCCGCTGCCGTGATGGACAGCTCGGCGGCGGGGGAGGTTCCGGACTCGGAGGGCCCGCTCACGGTGTTTCTCGACATGCGCATGTCGGGCCGCGATTACGAGGCCCTGTGCCGCAGACTCGCGGCCTCGCGCGGCCCCGAGCGCCGGTGCCTGGTTTTCGACCATGTGGTGGGGCAGGAGCCGCTGGCCTGCTCCGCGGCGGAGCTGGCCGCGATGAGGGCTCGCCTTAGCCCTTCGGCTATTTTTCACATTCCATGA
- a CDS encoding tetratricopeptide repeat protein, translated as MSAREVEELLESLGHSDVLEARQTHSRASGREDQSYDWYSGHGLGLKRLFNFQAVHRLELARALDHLAGERETPEVLALKGRVFRLMGRRGDAEVFLERSLKARETAAAAAWLGELLLAAEPGRARVLLDRALVLDPQSAWPRLWKGLLHLNALSWDKALDELLRFLEARPGRSYLAHFLRYHAFLKKNDHALAFQEAEAAIAADPGVPAGYDMAGRARYYLGDKAGAVEFFHRARNCDLEGEGSYLFCELNGRKDWGDPQAYLEALDQVIEKSPDSAIYHAERAELKRDPKFCMYEEALADYEKAAVLAPDCAWILAVLARAKNNLMGGRSGLEEFDRAIALCAGSGGWIYSWRGAVYARLGLASQALADFERCVELMPWYSFAYAWRGGVLNKAARFEEARRDLDTAVALDPHYLFSFYERFRARAGLDDRAGAVEDLNHAFRADPKYVWHGPDLDRALAREPENPWLRAWKGHSLLQDGEAAAAVPELDRALSLDPGNALALSWRGWAKRELGLAAEARADLERAAVLEPGLWAPHKILSEIYAASGELEKALGAIAKVVELAPTTVSHLVQKARIERDLGLPREALQDLRKAVQLDRGFSEAFLLMAEISLSLGDAPGAARDIARVMELPDPPGRAYLVRGLLREAAGDWEGQIEDFKKALDMDPGLFPEEERMKVAKLLEETR; from the coding sequence ATGAGCGCGCGAGAGGTCGAGGAACTCCTGGAGTCGCTGGGCCATTCGGACGTCCTCGAGGCCCGCCAGACCCACAGCCGGGCCTCGGGCCGGGAGGACCAAAGCTACGATTGGTATTCCGGGCACGGCCTGGGACTCAAGCGCCTCTTCAATTTCCAGGCGGTGCACCGCCTGGAGTTGGCCCGGGCCTTGGACCACCTGGCGGGCGAAAGGGAGACCCCGGAGGTCCTCGCCTTGAAGGGCAGGGTTTTCCGGCTGATGGGGCGGCGCGGGGATGCCGAGGTTTTTCTCGAGCGCTCCTTGAAAGCCCGGGAAACGGCCGCGGCCGCGGCGTGGTTGGGCGAGCTCCTGTTGGCCGCCGAGCCGGGAAGGGCCCGCGTTCTTTTGGACCGGGCCTTGGTCCTCGATCCTCAATCGGCCTGGCCCCGCCTTTGGAAAGGCCTTCTTCATTTGAATGCCCTTTCCTGGGACAAGGCGCTGGACGAGCTTTTGCGCTTCCTGGAGGCCAGGCCCGGGCGCTCCTACCTCGCCCACTTCCTGAGATACCACGCCTTCCTCAAGAAAAATGACCATGCCCTCGCCTTTCAGGAGGCCGAGGCCGCAATCGCCGCGGATCCCGGGGTCCCGGCCGGCTACGATATGGCGGGCCGGGCCCGCTACTATTTGGGAGACAAGGCTGGGGCCGTGGAGTTCTTCCACCGAGCCCGCAACTGCGACCTGGAGGGGGAAGGCTCCTACCTGTTCTGCGAGTTGAACGGGCGCAAGGATTGGGGCGATCCCCAGGCCTACCTGGAGGCTCTGGACCAGGTGATCGAGAAGAGCCCCGATTCCGCGATTTATCACGCGGAAAGGGCGGAGCTTAAGCGCGATCCCAAGTTCTGCATGTACGAGGAGGCACTGGCGGACTACGAGAAGGCCGCGGTCTTGGCGCCGGACTGCGCCTGGATCCTGGCGGTGCTGGCCCGGGCCAAGAACAACTTAATGGGTGGACGCTCGGGCCTTGAGGAATTCGACCGGGCCATCGCTCTGTGCGCAGGCTCGGGCGGCTGGATCTACTCTTGGCGGGGGGCGGTTTACGCGCGCCTCGGCCTTGCCTCGCAGGCTCTGGCGGACTTCGAGCGCTGCGTGGAGCTCATGCCGTGGTACAGCTTCGCCTACGCGTGGCGTGGCGGGGTGCTCAACAAGGCCGCCAGATTCGAGGAGGCGCGCCGGGATCTCGACACGGCTGTCGCCTTGGACCCGCATTACCTATTCTCGTTCTACGAGCGCTTCCGGGCCAGGGCCGGCCTCGACGACCGCGCGGGAGCGGTGGAGGACTTGAATCACGCTTTCAGGGCCGACCCGAAATACGTCTGGCATGGGCCGGACCTCGACCGGGCGCTGGCCCGGGAGCCGGAGAACCCGTGGCTGAGGGCTTGGAAGGGGCACTCCCTTCTTCAAGATGGCGAGGCCGCGGCCGCAGTGCCCGAGCTTGACCGGGCCTTGAGCCTCGACCCCGGCAACGCGCTGGCCCTGTCTTGGCGGGGCTGGGCCAAGCGAGAGCTCGGCCTAGCCGCGGAGGCTCGGGCGGACCTGGAGCGCGCGGCGGTCCTTGAGCCCGGTCTTTGGGCTCCCCATAAAATCCTGTCCGAGATTTACGCGGCCTCCGGGGAGCTCGAGAAGGCCCTCGGCGCCATCGCCAAGGTCGTGGAGCTGGCTCCCACCACGGTTTCCCATCTGGTGCAGAAAGCCCGCATCGAGCGCGACCTGGGCTTGCCGCGGGAGGCCCTGCAGGATTTGCGCAAGGCCGTTCAGCTCGACCGGGGATTTTCCGAGGCCTTTCTCCTGATGGCCGAAATCTCCCTGTCTCTTGGAGACGCGCCGGGGGCGGCGCGGGACATCGCCAGGGTCATGGAGCTTCCGGACCCGCCCGGGCGAGCCTACCTCGTTCGGGGCCTCCTGCGCGAGGCCGCCGGGGATTGGGAGGGGCAGATCGAGGATTTCAAGAAAGCCCTGGACATGGATCCGGGTCTTTTTCCGGAGGAGGAAAGGATGAAAGTCGCCAAACTTTTGGAGGAGACCCGGTGA